A region of Plutella xylostella chromosome 29, ilPluXylo3.1, whole genome shotgun sequence DNA encodes the following proteins:
- the LOC119693997 gene encoding prolactin-releasing peptide receptor → MNVTGATYSGGSVLILKTLTGESIEVLEDPKLNRTVDIIDEKPVQVAFCILYTIIFMLGVFGNVLVCYVVFRNKAMQTVTNLFITNLALSDILLCVFAVPLTPMYTFIGKWVFGRILCHLMPYAQGCSVYISTLTLTSIAIDRFFVIIYPFHPRMKLKTCISIIIFIWKFSLVVTCPYGLFMGIQITNNKTYCEESWPSDRSRRIFGVFTTILQFFIPFLVIAVCYTCVSIRLNDRARSKPGAKNTRREEADRDRKRRTNRMLISMVAIFGISWLPINIINIFNDFYAQMTEWKYYFLSFFFAHSMAMASTCYNPFLYAWLNENFRKEFKQVLPFFESTGGVRTSYHSGRMPTHKSDRICNGNDTIQETLLASSVNRGPSLKQKALEGNGKKSSDLEVENIVLEDKAAAATFQVKGENVNLHLINEETQFTEPVRSNPA, encoded by the coding sequence ATGAACGTGACAGGCGCCACCTACTCGGGAGGGAGCGTCCTCATCCTCAAAACCCTGACCGGCGAATCCATCGAGGTTCTAGAAGACCCCAAGTTGAACAGAACCGTAGACATCATAGACGAAAAACCTGTCCAAGTGGCCTTCTGCATTCTCTACACTATCATCTTTATGCTCGGTGTGTTCGGAAACGTCTTAGTTTGCTATGTCGTCTTCAGGAACAAAGCTATGCAAACTGTCACGAATCTCTTCATCACAAACTTGGCTCTTTCCGACATTCTCCTGTGCGTATTCGCTGTCCCTCTCACACCGATGTACACTTTCATTGGCAAGTGGGTGTTTGGTAGGATACTGTGCCATCTCATGCCTTACGCACAAGGCTGCAGTGTCTACATTTCCACTCTGACTCTCACGTCTATAGCTATAGATCGATTCTTCGTCATTATATACCCGTTCCACCCGCGAATGAAACTAAAAACTTGCATTTCTATCATTATCTTTATTTGGAAGTTCTCATTAGTAGTCACCTGCCCGTATGGACTGTTCATGGGCATTCaaataacaaacaacaaaACGTATTGTGAAGAAAGCTGGCCGTCAGACAGGTCGAGAAGGATATTTGGAGTTTTCACGACAATACTTCAGTTTTTTATACCGTTTCTAGTCATAGCTGTTTGTTATACATGCGTTAGTATAAGACTGAACGACCGCGCGCGGTCGAAGCCTGGAGCCAAGAACACTAGGAGGGAGGAAGCGGACCGAGACCGCAAGAGAAGAACTAATAGAATGCTCATATCAATGGTGGCCATCTTCGGTATTTCGTGGCTTCCTATTAACATTATAAACATATTCAACGACTTTTACGCTCAAATGACTGAGtggaaatattattttctgtctTTTTTCTTTGCGCACTCGATGGCGATGGCTTCTACGTGCTACAACCCTTTCCTGTACGCGTGGCTGAACGAGAACTTCAGGAAAGAGTTCAAGCAGGTCTTGCCTTTCTTCGAGTCGACGGGCGGGGTTCGAACCAGCTACCACTCGGGGCGGATGCCGACGCACAAGTCAGATAGAATCTGCAATGGAAACGACACGATACAGGAGACGTTATTAGCGTCTTCTGTGAACCGGGGGCCCTCGTTAAAGCAGAAAGCGCTGGAGGGGAATGGGAAAAAATCGAGTGACTTGGAAGTGGAGAACATTGTTCTGGAGGAcaaagcggcggcggcgacctTCCAGGTGAAGGGGGAAAACGTGAATTTGCATTTAATTAACGAGGAAACGCAATTTACCGAACCTGTCAGGAGTAATCCTGCTTAA